The stretch of DNA TTCGCGGCGGTGTACGACCGCGTGATGCCGCCGGCGCGGACGGGCAAGCTCCGTGCCGGGCTGGCCCTCGCCCGGCGACCCGTCGACCGCCTCGTCGACCTGGGCGGCGGACCGGGCCGTGCCAGCCGACGGCTGGGGGTCCCGGAGACGATCGTCCTCGACGCGGCCCCCGGGATGCTCGCTCGGGCGCGGAAACACGAACTGGCAGCGGTCGCAGGCGACGCCGCCCGGCTGCCGCTCGCGACCGACAGCGTCGACGCGGTGCTGGTCGTCGACGCGCTCCACCACATACGGGACCTCGACGGGATACTGCGGGAGGTCGAGCGGGTCCTGCGCCCCGGTGGCGTGCTGGTGGTCCGGGACTTCGACCCCGGGACCGTTCGCGGTCGTGCGCTCGCCGCCGGCGAACACCTCGTCGGGTTCGACTCGCGGTTCCTCGGGCCGTGGGCGCTGGTCCGGGCGGTGAACGAGGCGGGGCTCGACGGACGGGTGGTGGAGTCGGGCTTCGGTTACACCGTCGCCGGCGTCGCCGGAAGCGGGACAGGGAAGTGACCGGCCGCCGTAGCCGCCCGTATGAGCGTCTCCGCTATCGGTCGGGAGCGCGTCGAACTGTCGACGAGGAGCGCCGTCCTGGCGGCGGGTGATCTGGTCGCGATCCTGCTGTTCGTCGGTGCCGGCGAACTCCAGCACGGGTACAACCCGGTCGTGGACACCGGTCGCTACGCCGGGACGTTGGCACCGTTTCTCGTCGGGTGGGTGCTGGCCGCCACTCTCGTCGGTGCCTACCGCGCGGACGTCCTCTCGAACCCGTTCCGGCTCGTCGGACTGACGGTCGGCGGGTGGGTAGTCGCGGTCGTCATCGCCCAGGCGCTGCGTGCGACGGCGCTGTTCCACGGGGGCGCGGCGCTCACCTTCGCGTTAGTCTCCATCGGCGTCGGCGGGGTCCTACTGACGCTGTGGCGCGTCGTCGCGCTGCTGCTCTTGCGGTGAGGCGGCGGGAGAAAGGACCGCTGTCGGCGGTAGATCACCGACCGGACGCCACGGTTATCGGAGCTCGTCTACGTCGAGGGAGACTGTCGACTGGATCCACGCCTGGTGGTTCTCGCGGTCGTAGATGACGAACTCCTCGTCACCGATGTTCAGCTCGGCGTAGCGCTCTGCCGATTCGTCCGTCGCGGCGTCGTCCGTGGCGTTCGTGCTCATTATCACGTGGGGAGTTCGCTGAGGGGTGCTCCCGTATCCTCCACCCGTCGGTATTCGAGGGGCGATAATAAGCACTCCCCCCCAGTTATCAGAGGAAAAAACCGGGGTGACCGATCGGCCGACGCCACGCCTCGAGTTCTCGTACCTGAAAACGATGGGTCGCCCGGCGTCTCCGCCGCCGTCCACGGAGCCGGTCGATCCCAGTCAGTTGGGTCCCCGACAAGTCTCGGGATCGGGTACGGTACTCCGGTCGTCGCCCGGGACGACTACAATCCTACTATGACGGTGTAGACGGCCTCTAGTGCCGTATCTGTGAATCACTCGCCACTCATAAGTTATAGAAAACCACTGCTAACTCACTGACCAATCCACCAAATAGATACTCAGAATTTTATGCAGACGTTCTGGGAAACACTTTTGTACCTATACCCCGAACCAATAATCGTACTTATGACGGGTTACTACGACATCGTCCTCGGTCTCATCCCGCTCGCGATGGCTGGAATCACGGGTGTCCTCTCGATCTCCGGGTTCGCACTGACGACTGCGATCCCGATGGCGTCGGTCGTCGCCGTCGGCCTCATCGGCCACGCGATGTTCGTCCGCGCGCCGGTCGACCCCACCCCCGAGGTCCCCGGCCACGACGACTCGGTCCAGTCCGATACCATCCAGACCGCCGACTGACGCCCTCACCCGTCACTTCTCGCGGTCGCGGTCCGCGCCACGAAGGTTAAGGCCCGGACGGTCGAACGCCGTCGTATGTCGACCGACGCGACCGCGCTGTTCCTCACGAGCGACGAGATCACAGCACTGGCCGACCACGACGACTACATCGCGCCGGTCAGGGACGGCTACCGCCAGCGCGGCGAAGGAGCGCCCGCGGAGCCACGGACGACGCTGTTCAGCGAAGCGCCCGCGGGGATGCTCACGGGCTATCTCGCCATCCTCCCGGAGACGGGGGCGATGGGCGGATACACCTACGCGGCCGGCTTCGAGGGCCGGGACGCACACTTTATGCTACCGCTGTTCGACGCCGACTCCGGCGAGCCGCTGGCGCTGCTGGACGGCGCGAGCCTGAACCCGCTGAAGACGGGCGCTGCGGGCGCGGTCGGCGTCGACGCGCTCGCTCGCGAGGACGTCGAGGACCTCGCCGTCATCGGCAGCGGCACGCAGGCCCGCGGGCAGGTGCGGGCGACCGCGGCCGTGCGGGACTTCGAGCGCGTCGAGGTGTACTCGCCGACCCAGGACCACCGGGAGTCGTTCGCCGCCGAGATGAACGAGGCGCTGGACGCCACCGTCGCCGCCGTCGCCTCCTCGGCCGCGGCCGTCGAGGGGGCCGACGTGGTGGTGACCGCGACGAACGCGAGCGAACCGGTGTTCGACGGCGACCTGCTCGAACCCGGGACACACGTCACCGCGATGGGCCAGTACCACCCGGCGAAACGGGAGCTCGACCCGACCACGATCGCGCGGTCGAAGTACGTTCCGGACCTCCGCGACCGGGCGACGACCGACGCCGGGTCGTTCATCCACGCGCTTGAGGAGGGCGTCGTCGACGAGGACCACGTCCACGCCGAACTCGGCGAGGTGGTCGCCGCGACGGCCCCCGGCCGCGAGAACGACGACGACATCACGGTCTTCGACTCCGGCGGCACGGCCATCGAGACGGTCGCCGCCGGCCATATGCTGTACGAGCGAGCCACCGAGGAGGGCGTCGGCGAGGAGATCCCGTTCGCACCCGCCAGTCGCGCGATGGACTAGAGGTACGGCCCGAGCCCGAGCGCGTCGACCAGAGCGATCCCGGCCGCCAGCGACCCGACGAGATAGCCGGCGATGGTGCCGCCGTTCAGCAGCGGCAGGCCCGCGTGTGCGCGCCCCTTCAGCACCATCCAGAGGAGCGCCGCGAGGCCGGCGAACGTCCCGACCATCGCCGTCACGGCGGGCAGCGGCGTCCCGAGCACCGTCGCCACGCTCTCGGGCGCGAAGAAGGCCGCGCTGGCGACCAGCACGGTCGGGATGACCGCGTCGCCGAGGCCGATGAACAGCGCGTCCCGCTCCAGGGGAGTGGAGTCGGTGGCGTCCGCTTGTTCGTCGCCGTCCCCGCCGTCGGCGTCCGTGGCCCGGTCGCCCTCGTCCGTCGCTGGCCCGCCGCCGTCGGCCGCCGCCTCCCCGGCCCCGCCGTCGTCGAGGAACGAGTACGACAGCGAGAGCGGGATCACGAGGACGACGGGCACCTTCAGATCCATCACGCCGGAGGCCAGCGTCAGCATGTGTTCGGTCCCGTAGACGCTGATGGCGTCGTAGACGGCCAGCACCGTCAGCAGCACCAGCGCCGGGAGCAGACCGAAGCTGATCCCGAACAGCCCCGCGCCGGCGGCACCCATCACCGCCCCCGCGGCGTCGACGACGTACCACTCGGGGTGGACGAGCAGGCCCACGCCGAGCGCGACCGCCAGTCCGACCGCGACGATGTTGATCCCCTGTACGGTCACCAGCGGCGGAACGACCACCTGGAAGACGTACAGGGCGAGCCACGACCCGGAGAGGACGATCAGTCCCCTGATGAGCTGGTCGGCGTCGTACTTGAACGCCAGCAGCATCACCGCCGTCGCGACCAGAATGCCCAGGACGTAGACGACGCTGTTGGTCGGGTCTGAAGGGTCCTCGACCGCCTGGTAGCCGGCGGCCTTGAACGGCTGGACGAGCGCGAGTGCGCCGAGCTGGACGACGAGGAAGATGACCGCGACGAGCCCACAGCCCGCGGCGACGCGCCATCGTTGGTCCATACGTTCACGTCCGACAGGGCTCGGTTTGAGGGTTACGGACGGGCGAGCGGCTCAGCGCTCGTACAGCGTCGCGCCGACGAGGCCCGGGAGGTGGACCCCGTCGACCGGGGAGACCGCGACGTAGGGACGTTCCACCGGGCCGAACACGTCGACCACCGAGCCGACGGTCGACAGCTGCTCGTCGACGACGTCCGCACCCGTCGCGGGGTGGGCGTCGTCGGGCGACCGGACGACCGCCAGCCCCTGTGCGACCCGCACCACGTCCCCGACGCGTCTCATTCTCGGAGCGCCTGGAGGTAGGCGGCGACGGCACCCAGCAGGTCGGTCTTCGTCGCGTCGTCGGCGTTCTTCACGAGGACGCGACCGCGGGGCTCGTACTCGCGGGGATAGGTCTTGTCCCGCTCGATGACCGCGTCGTACCCCACCTGCTGGACCGCCTTCGCGATCTCGTCGACCGTCGGCTCCTCGATGGCGAGGTCAAGCGGCACTCGCCGCCCCTCGCTTCGCGACCGCTCGGCGTCGACGGCAGCCGGCCAGATGACGTTCTCGACCATACGCGGAGTCGCTCCCGCGGGCTAATCAGCCTTTCCGACCGGGCCCGTCGTGGCCGCCCGCGAACCGACGGCCGGGCCGGGGCGCTCACCGACGCTGCCACAGCACCTGTCCGACCATCGACAGCACCGTCTCGTCGGCCTCGGTCGTCGTGGTGATCTCCGTCGCCACGCGGCCCCGGTCCTCGTCCCAGGGCTCGGTCTCGACGACCTCCGTCCGGACCGAGAGCACGTCGCCCGGTCGGACCGGGGCCGGCCACCGGAGCGAGTCGACGCCGAGCGCGCCCATCGCACCGGAGTCCGAGAGCTGGTGGTCCACGAGCAGCCGCATCGTCATCGCGGCGGTGTGCCACCCGCTGGCGACGAGGCCGCCGAACATCGACGCCGACGCGGCCGCCTCGTCCGTGTGGAACGGCTGTGGATCGTACTGCCCGGCGAAGGTCGTTATCTCGTCGGCGGTGACCTCGTACGCGCCGAACGAGTCCGTGTCGCCGACGGCGACGTCCTCGAAGTACTCCATAGGTCGGGGGAGACGCCCTCGGACCCTAACGGTACCGGAGAGAAGAGACGGCGGTCAGCTCGCGGACGCGTTCTGCTGCTCGGATCGCCACTGTTCGTACTCGTCCTGTGGCATCACGACGACCTCACCGAGCATCTGCGAGTGGCCGGAACCGCAGTACTCCGCACAGTACAGCTGGTAGGTCCCCGTCTCCGTCGCCCGTGTCTGGAGCCGGTTGTACTGCCCCGGGAAGGCGTCGCTCTTCAGGCCGAGGGCGGGGACGTGGAAGGCGTGGAGCCAGTCACGCGAGGTGACCCGCAACACTACGTCCTGATTGGCCGGAAGCCGCAGTGTCGTCGTCGAACTCACCTGGGCGTCGTTCTGGAAGCTCGTCCCGTTGTAGTAGAACGACCAGCCGTACCGGTAGGCCTGCACCTCGATGTGTTCGGTGTCGTCGCCCTGCAGCTCCGCCTGGTCGGCGGCCTCGGCGGTGACGTACGGGCTCGCCATCACCTGGTAGGAGGCGACGCCGACGAACAGGAGGATGATCGCCGTCGCGACGGTCCAGGTGATCTCCAGCCGACGGTTCTCCTTCGTCGGCTTCGGTTCGTCCTGGTTGCGGAACCGCCACACCGTGTAGATCAGGATCCCCTCGACCAGGATGGTGATGGGGATCGCGACGTACAGGAGGTTCAGGTTCAGGTCCCAGATCTGCTCGACCGTCGTCGAGGCCGACGGCTGTGCTGTGGCCGGTTCGACGGCCAGCGCGAGGAGCGCGGCCCCGAACAGCGCCACGAGCCCGGCGCGTCTCCGTGTCATAATCGCGGCTTGGGATTTGGGAGATAAATAACTGCTGTCTTGGTGTTCGCCGGCTCGATCCGGCCCCGACAGACCGCCCTCGTCACCCGCGGTCGTCCGCGGCACCGCTCGCGGAAGCGAGGAGTCTAAGTGGCCGCTCCCCAAGAGTCCAGTAATGGCATCGAGTCGGACGTTCACCGGGCTGCTGGCGGCCACCGCCGTCGGCGTCTACCTGCTCGTCATCGCCGGGGCCACGGCGTCGATCACGGACGCCGTCGCGGCCTGCACGACGTGGCCCCTCTGTGAAGGGCCGGTGACGCTCGCCGACCTCGACCTGCAGATCGCTCGCGCACACCGGCTCGTCGCCGCCGTCGTCGGCGTCCTCGCGCTCGCGACCGTCGGCCTGTCGGTGCGCGTCGCGGAGCGTCGCCGCGTCACGGCCGCCCTCGCCGCCGGCGTCGCGCTGTACCCGGCCCAGATCGCGCTCGGCGCGTTCGTCGCCACGACGGGCGGTGCGGGCCACCTGCCCGCGGCCCACCTCGCCGCCGGGATGGCCATCTTCGGGGCGTTCGTCGTCGCGCTGGCGTGGCACCTCGAACACGAGACCGGGAGCACCGACGAGACCGTCGTCAGCGACCCGTCGCCGGCCCCGATGCCCGACGACGGGGCCGACGACGCCCCGACCCCCTCGCTGTCGACCCGCGAGCGGGCGGTCGCGACGGCCTTCGCGTACTTCCGGCTGACGAAGCCGCGGCTGATGTGGCTGCTGTGTCTCGTCGCCGCCGCGGGGATGGCGCTGAAGGCCGGCCCGTCGCTGACCGTCCGGACGATCCTCCTGACGATGGGCGGGGGCGTCCTCGCCATCGGCGCGTCGGGGACGTTCAACCACGTCCTCGAACGGGACATCGACAAGCGGATGGACCGGACCTCGGACAGGCCGATCGCCACCCACGAGATCCCCGTCCGCAACGCCGTCGCGTTCGGCCTGACGCTGGCAGTCGCCGCGCTGGCGCTGTTCTGGCAGGTGAACCTGCTGGCCGCGCTGCTGGGCCTGACGGCGATCCTGTTCTACAGCGTCGTCTACACGCTCCTGCTGAAGCCCAACACCGTCCAGAACACGGTCATCGGCGGGGCGGCCGGCGCGCTACCGGCGCTCATCGGCTGGGCGGCCGTCGAGGGGACCATCGACCTCCCCGGGCTGGTGCTGGCGGCGGTCATCTTCCTGTGGACGCCCGCGCACTTCTACAACCTCGCGCTGGCCTACCGCGACGACTACGAGGCCGGCGGCTTCCCGATGATGCCCGTGGTCCGCGGCGAGACCGAGACCCGCAAGCACATCGTCTACTACCTCGGGGCGACGCTGGTGGCCGCGGTGGCGCTGGCGGCGCTGACCTCGCTGGGCTGGCTGTACGCGCTCACGTCGACGGCGCTGGGGGCGGTGTTCCTCTGGGCCGTCGTGCGGCTCCACCGCGAACAGACCGAGGCCGCCGCGTTCCGCGCGTTCCACGCCTCGAACGCCTACCTCGGCCTCCTGCTGGTGGCCATCGTCGTCGACGCCCTCGCACTATGAGCACCACGACCGCGGGACTCGCCGAGCGCCTGCCCGACAGCGAGTCACTGGCTCGCTGGGGGATCGTCCTCAACACGGAGGCGCTGCTGGTCCTGCTCTACGTGTTGCTCGCGGACGGGCCGACGACCGACCCCCTCGTGCTGGCGTTCCCGTTCGTCTGGCTCAACGTCGCGGCGCTCGTGTTCCTGACCGTCCGGACGCCACGGGCCTCGTCGCGTCGCCGGTACGCCGCGCTCGCGGTCGCCGTCGGCTACGCGCTCGTGCTCGCCTACGTCGGGGGCGTCGTCGGGACCGGCGGCCAGGGGACGGGGTTCCGGTGGCTCCTCGTCGCGCCGCCGGGGTTCTCGCCGGGACTCATCTACAGCGGCGCGACGGTGGCGGCCGTCTTCCTGCCCTGGAAGGTCGCCGGCTACCTCTCGCTCGCCTACCTGGTCTACGTCACGGTGCTGGACGCGAGTGGTGGGCTGGCCGGCGGCGTCGTCGGGCTGTTCTCCTGCGTGAGCTGTGTCCTCCCCATCGTCGCCTCCGTCGTCGGCGGCGTCCTCGGTGCCGGCGGCGCGCTCTACGAGGTGGCGATGGCACAGTCCTACGGCACGTCGACCGTGGTCTACGTGGTGTCCGTGGGGTTGCTGTACGCGGCCCACCGGGCGGACGCGACGCTGGTGAGCCGCCTCCGGAACTGAAAGCGGTTTTGTGACTCGGCCGTCTACCCCGTGGTATGAGCGAGGTCAGCATCGAGTACTGCGTGCCGTGTGGGTTCCGCGAGCGAGCGCTCGACGTCGAACGGGCCGTCCTCAACGCCCTGGAGGGGGACCTCGACCGGGTCAGCCTGGTGATGGGCGACCACGGCGTGTTCCGGGTGTCGCTCGACGGCGAGACGGTCTACGACAAGGACGAGGACGACTACGACGTCGACGACATCGTCCGGGCGATCCGGGACCGCCTGTAACCACAGAGCGGAACGGCTTTCGGGGCCGGTTCCCGACGGCAACGTATGGACGAGGTACTCGTCGCCGAGGACGTGCGCCGGGCCTACGGCGACACGGTCGCCCTCGACGGCGTCTCGCTGTCGGCCGCGGCGGGCGAGGTGCTGGCGCTGGTCGGCCCCAACGGGGCCGGGAAGACGACGCTCGTGCGCGCGCTCACCGGGACGACCGACGCGGAGGGTCGGGTGGAACTGTTCGGCCGGGCCCCGACGGCCGTCGACCGGGACCGAATCGGGCTGCTCCCGCAGTCGTTCTCGCCCCACGAGCGCCTGACGGCGCGCGAGCTGCTTGACTACTACGCCGGCCTCTACGACGAGACGCGACCGGTCGCGGACCTGCTCGCGGACGTGGGGCTCGCCGACGACGCCGACACGCACTACGAGGACCTCTCGGGCGGCCAGCAGCGCCGGACCTGCGTGGCGACGGCGCTTGTCAACGACCCCGACCTCCTCGTGCTTGACGAACCGACGACCGGCATCGACCCCGCCGGCCGGCAGGCGCTGTGGCGCGTCCTGGAGGGGCTGTCCGACCGCGGCGTCACCATCGTCGTCACCACCCACTACATGGCCGAGGCCGAGCGGCTCGCCGACCGCGTCGGCCTCCTGGCCGACGGCCGGCTGGTGGCACTCGATACCCCGCAGGCGCTCGTGGCCGACCACGCGGGCGACAGCCGGCTCCTCGTCGACGGCAACTTCGACGCGGCCGCCGTCGAGGCGATCGACTACCCCGCGGAGACGACGCTCCGGGACGGCGCGCTCGTCGTCCACGGGGTCCGCCCGCAGTCCATCGGGACCGTCGTCGCCGAGCTGGAGGCCGCCGGTCT from Haloarcula litorea encodes:
- a CDS encoding class I SAM-dependent methyltransferase produces the protein MPPARTGKLRAGLALARRPVDRLVDLGGGPGRASRRLGVPETIVLDAAPGMLARARKHELAAVAGDAARLPLATDSVDAVLVVDALHHIRDLDGILREVERVLRPGGVLVVRDFDPGTVRGRALAAGEHLVGFDSRFLGPWALVRAVNEAGLDGRVVESGFGYTVAGVAGSGTGK
- a CDS encoding DUF3054 domain-containing protein translates to MSVSAIGRERVELSTRSAVLAAGDLVAILLFVGAGELQHGYNPVVDTGRYAGTLAPFLVGWVLAATLVGAYRADVLSNPFRLVGLTVGGWVVAVVIAQALRATALFHGGAALTFALVSIGVGGVLLTLWRVVALLLLR
- a CDS encoding DUF7331 family protein, producing the protein MSTNATDDAATDESAERYAELNIGDEEFVIYDRENHQAWIQSTVSLDVDELR
- a CDS encoding ornithine cyclodeaminase family protein, with the translated sequence MSTDATALFLTSDEITALADHDDYIAPVRDGYRQRGEGAPAEPRTTLFSEAPAGMLTGYLAILPETGAMGGYTYAAGFEGRDAHFMLPLFDADSGEPLALLDGASLNPLKTGAAGAVGVDALAREDVEDLAVIGSGTQARGQVRATAAVRDFERVEVYSPTQDHRESFAAEMNEALDATVAAVASSAAAVEGADVVVTATNASEPVFDGDLLEPGTHVTAMGQYHPAKRELDPTTIARSKYVPDLRDRATTDAGSFIHALEEGVVDEDHVHAELGEVVAATAPGRENDDDITVFDSGGTAIETVAAGHMLYERATEEGVGEEIPFAPASRAMD
- a CDS encoding presenilin family intramembrane aspartyl protease PSH, yielding MDQRWRVAAGCGLVAVIFLVVQLGALALVQPFKAAGYQAVEDPSDPTNSVVYVLGILVATAVMLLAFKYDADQLIRGLIVLSGSWLALYVFQVVVPPLVTVQGINIVAVGLAVALGVGLLVHPEWYVVDAAGAVMGAAGAGLFGISFGLLPALVLLTVLAVYDAISVYGTEHMLTLASGVMDLKVPVVLVIPLSLSYSFLDDGGAGEAAADGGGPATDEGDRATDADGGDGDEQADATDSTPLERDALFIGLGDAVIPTVLVASAAFFAPESVATVLGTPLPAVTAMVGTFAGLAALLWMVLKGRAHAGLPLLNGGTIAGYLVGSLAAGIALVDALGLGPYL
- a CDS encoding H/ACA ribonucleoprotein complex subunit GAR1, yielding MRRVGDVVRVAQGLAVVRSPDDAHPATGADVVDEQLSTVGSVVDVFGPVERPYVAVSPVDGVHLPGLVGATLYER
- the srp19 gene encoding signal recognition particle subunit SRP19, which produces MVENVIWPAAVDAERSRSEGRRVPLDLAIEEPTVDEIAKAVQQVGYDAVIERDKTYPREYEPRGRVLVKNADDATKTDLLGAVAAYLQALRE
- a CDS encoding MaoC/PaaZ C-terminal domain-containing protein, producing the protein MEYFEDVAVGDTDSFGAYEVTADEITTFAGQYDPQPFHTDEAAASASMFGGLVASGWHTAAMTMRLLVDHQLSDSGAMGALGVDSLRWPAPVRPGDVLSVRTEVVETEPWDEDRGRVATEITTTTEADETVLSMVGQVLWQRR
- the coxB gene encoding cytochrome c oxidase subunit II, producing the protein MTRRRAGLVALFGAALLALAVEPATAQPSASTTVEQIWDLNLNLLYVAIPITILVEGILIYTVWRFRNQDEPKPTKENRRLEITWTVATAIILLFVGVASYQVMASPYVTAEAADQAELQGDDTEHIEVQAYRYGWSFYYNGTSFQNDAQVSSTTTLRLPANQDVVLRVTSRDWLHAFHVPALGLKSDAFPGQYNRLQTRATETGTYQLYCAEYCGSGHSQMLGEVVVMPQDEYEQWRSEQQNASAS
- a CDS encoding heme o synthase yields the protein MASSRTFTGLLAATAVGVYLLVIAGATASITDAVAACTTWPLCEGPVTLADLDLQIARAHRLVAAVVGVLALATVGLSVRVAERRRVTAALAAGVALYPAQIALGAFVATTGGAGHLPAAHLAAGMAIFGAFVVALAWHLEHETGSTDETVVSDPSPAPMPDDGADDAPTPSLSTRERAVATAFAYFRLTKPRLMWLLCLVAAAGMALKAGPSLTVRTILLTMGGGVLAIGASGTFNHVLERDIDKRMDRTSDRPIATHEIPVRNAVAFGLTLAVAALALFWQVNLLAALLGLTAILFYSVVYTLLLKPNTVQNTVIGGAAGALPALIGWAAVEGTIDLPGLVLAAVIFLWTPAHFYNLALAYRDDYEAGGFPMMPVVRGETETRKHIVYYLGATLVAAVALAALTSLGWLYALTSTALGAVFLWAVVRLHREQTEAAAFRAFHASNAYLGLLLVAIVVDALAL
- a CDS encoding DUF7546 family protein; translated protein: MSTTTAGLAERLPDSESLARWGIVLNTEALLVLLYVLLADGPTTDPLVLAFPFVWLNVAALVFLTVRTPRASSRRRYAALAVAVGYALVLAYVGGVVGTGGQGTGFRWLLVAPPGFSPGLIYSGATVAAVFLPWKVAGYLSLAYLVYVTVLDASGGLAGGVVGLFSCVSCVLPIVASVVGGVLGAGGALYEVAMAQSYGTSTVVYVVSVGLLYAAHRADATLVSRLRN
- a CDS encoding Rdx family protein, which encodes MSEVSIEYCVPCGFRERALDVERAVLNALEGDLDRVSLVMGDHGVFRVSLDGETVYDKDEDDYDVDDIVRAIRDRL
- a CDS encoding ABC transporter ATP-binding protein encodes the protein MDEVLVAEDVRRAYGDTVALDGVSLSAAAGEVLALVGPNGAGKTTLVRALTGTTDAEGRVELFGRAPTAVDRDRIGLLPQSFSPHERLTARELLDYYAGLYDETRPVADLLADVGLADDADTHYEDLSGGQQRRTCVATALVNDPDLLVLDEPTTGIDPAGRQALWRVLEGLSDRGVTIVVTTHYMAEAERLADRVGLLADGRLVALDTPQALVADHAGDSRLLVDGNFDAAAVEAIDYPAETTLRDGALVVHGVRPQSIGTVVAELEAAGLDYEGLTWREPTLEDVYLELTGTGVGREGQPRDASTAEPVGSVAAEGTR